Part of the Leptotrichia massiliensis genome, TTGATATTATAGGAACAGCGTTTAAATTAGGTTCGGGTGAAATAAGTCTAGGAGAGGCGACAAAAAGGGTAGGAACGTCAGTAGGCTCTGCTTATGGAGCGATAGTTGCTTCAAATGCTGGCTTTATAGGTGGAATGGCAGTGGCTGGAGCAATTGGGCTGGGAGCATTGGGAGTTGCAGGAGCAGTTGTTGGTGGAGCAGTGGCACTTGCGGCAGGAGCAGTATGTGGAATAGTGGGAAGTAAAGTTGGCGGAGCGATAGCAAAAGGAGTGGGAACTATTGCAAAACCTGTAATTGATGGTTCAACTGAAATAGTAAAAAAAGGGACAGAGGCAGTAAAAAACGTTGCAAAAGGAGCATGGGAAGGAGTGAAAGCAGTAGCTTCAGGTGTAAAAGCAGTAGGAAGTGCCTTAAGTTCGGCAGTTGGAGCAGTAGGAAGTTTTATTGGAGGATTATTTGGCTGGTAAAAATAATAATATTATTTTAAAATTAAAGTTAAAAAATTCTAATCAAACTCTACAGTGTTAGATTAATTTAATTTTAGATGAGTTAGAGCATATGTATAAAAAAATTGAAATAAATAAAAAATCAGGAGGAAAAATGGAAACAAATTTATCAAAATATTTAAGGGCAAGAAGACCTATAATTTGGGTACACAGTGGAGATTATAAGGAAGTTGACACAATTGTGAAGGAGGCGACTAAAGAATATGAAAATAAGGCGATTTTTGAATACAGGGCCTTTGGAGTTGTGAATTTTGAAACGAAGGTTAAAAGTGATGAAATTGTGGATTTGTATAGTTTTTTAAATATTCTGTTTTCTGAAGGTGTTAAAACTAATGTGTTTTTGATAATTAAGAATGCAGAAGAAGAAATGAAAGATGCTAAAAATATTGCACTTATAAAGAAAATAGCAGAAACTAGATATTCAAATTCAGATTATAATTTTACAGTGATTGTAGTAACAGAAGTGGAAACAGTGCCGAAGGATTTGGAAAAATTTACTTCGATACTTGATCTTCCAAACATGACAAAAGACGAGATTGAAAAATACATTTGGAACTTTGCTAAAGAAAATAATGTGAATGTGGATAAAAATGATGTTGGGGAAGTTGCAATTTCGTTAAAAGGATTGACAAAACTGGAAATAGATCACGTTCTGAATATGATAATTGAATCTAAGAATAATATTTCAATTTCTGGAAGAGATATAATCATTCGTGAAAAAGGACAAATAATTAAAAAATCTTCAATTTTGGAAATTATTGATTTTAAGGAAAAAATTGAAGAAATTGGTGGACTTGAAGGGCTGAAAGAATGGTTAAGTTCTAAGGCACAAGTATTTAGAAGACTGGATGAAGCCAAGAAATTTGGAGTGGATACGCCAAAAGGAGTATTGCTTGTGGGAATGCCGGGCTGTGGTAAAAGTTTGGCGGCAAAAGCAAGTGCAAGATTGTTTAATGTTCCATTATTAAGGCTGGATATAGGAAGACTTTTGGGAAAATACGTTGGAGAATCAGAACACAATATGAGAGTGGCACTAAAAACAGCAGAATCAATAAGTCCGTGCATTTTATGGATAGATGAAATAGAAAAAGCCTTTGCAGGAATAGATCAAAATGGTGGAGCAAGCGACATAACAAAACGTCTATTTGGACAATTTTTGACTTGGTTACAGGAAAAAGAAAACACGGTATTTGTAGTAGCAACAGCCAACGATATAACAGCCTTTCCGCCAGAATTTCTAAGAAAAGGACGATTTGATGAAGTATTTTTCATAGACTTCCCAAATGAGAAAGAAAGAGAAAAAATATTTGAAATTCACCTTGAAAAAAGAGGAAAAATGTCAGATGATATAAATTTAAAAGAACTGGCAGAAGAAACAGAAGGCTACTGTGGTGCCGACATAGAAGAAATCGTTAAAAACGCAGTTGAAAATAAATTTATACTAGAAACTGAAAATGAAGAAGATAAGAAAATCACAACAAATAATTTATTAGAAGCAACTAAAAGTATAGATTCTTTATCGAATATTTTATCAGATAAAATAGATGTTTTAAAAAAGAGCTACAAAAAATTCAAAATAAAATCAGCTTCTCAAAAAATAAAAAATGGTAAAAGAATAGATGGAAAATCTACATTCAAAGATATGGTTATAGTAAATGGAGGAAAATATACACCATCATTCTTTAATGAAGAAAGAGAAGTTTGCAATTTAGAAGTTTGTAAATATCCAACAACACAAGATATGTGGATGGAAGTAATGAAGAAAAATCCATCAAAATTTAAAGGTGGAAGACGTCCAGTTGAGAATATATCTTGGTGGCGCGCTTTGGAGTTTTGTAATAAATTGAGTGAAAAACATGGATTAAAACCAGTGTATGACTTGAGCCGAAAAGAAAAAGGCATATTAAGAATACATCAATCAAATGGCAAAATAGAGTACCCAAATGTAGCAGATTTTAGAAAAACTGAAGGATTTAGATTGCCAACAGAAGTTGAATGGGAATGGTTTGCAAGAGGTGGAGAAATTGCAATACAAGATGGGACATTTAATTATAAGTATTCAGGCAGTAATAATGTATATGAAGTTGCTTGGAATAGAAATAATTCAGAAAAGCGTACTCATGATGTAGGAATGAAGAAACCGAATCAATTGGGACTTTATGATTGTAGCGGAAATATTTGGGAGTGGTGTTATGATACATCTGGTGATGGATATATACCTGAAAAAACACCATACAGGTATGATGAAAGTGTATCAGGTAATAGATTAAAAGGAGGGTCTTTTTATAGTGATACAGAATATTGTAGTGTATTTAATTGTAGTAGAGATAAATTAATTTGTAAAATATGGAGTGGTAGCGAATGGG contains:
- a CDS encoding AAA family ATPase → METNLSKYLRARRPIIWVHSGDYKEVDTIVKEATKEYENKAIFEYRAFGVVNFETKVKSDEIVDLYSFLNILFSEGVKTNVFLIIKNAEEEMKDAKNIALIKKIAETRYSNSDYNFTVIVVTEVETVPKDLEKFTSILDLPNMTKDEIEKYIWNFAKENNVNVDKNDVGEVAISLKGLTKLEIDHVLNMIIESKNNISISGRDIIIREKGQIIKKSSILEIIDFKEKIEEIGGLEGLKEWLSSKAQVFRRLDEAKKFGVDTPKGVLLVGMPGCGKSLAAKASARLFNVPLLRLDIGRLLGKYVGESEHNMRVALKTAESISPCILWIDEIEKAFAGIDQNGGASDITKRLFGQFLTWLQEKENTVFVVATANDITAFPPEFLRKGRFDEVFFIDFPNEKEREKIFEIHLEKRGKMSDDINLKELAEETEGYCGADIEEIVKNAVENKFILETENEEDKKITTNNLLEATKSIDSLSNILSDKIDVLKKSYKKFKIKSASQKIKNGKRIDGKSTFKDMVIVNGGKYTPSFFNEEREVCNLEVCKYPTTQDMWMEVMKKNPSKFKGGRRPVENISWWRALEFCNKLSEKHGLKPVYDLSRKEKGILRIHQSNGKIEYPNVADFRKTEGFRLPTEVEWEWFARGGEIAIQDGTFNYKYSGSNNVYEVAWNRNNSEKRTHDVGMKKPNQLGLYDCSGNIWEWCYDTSGDGYIPEKTPYRYDESVSGNRLKGGSFYSDTEYCSVFNCSRDKLICKIWSGSEWVRLCPTSFRIVRTI